The Microbacterium maritypicum genome contains a region encoding:
- a CDS encoding sugar-binding transcriptional regulator — MEEDLLMVRVAELYYDEDKTQDEIGGLLKISRWKVGRLLTQARERGIVRIEIVHPRARRLGLERLLVDRFGLTDAVVVPAPDGDDGTLERVAQAAADFLTALRPVPRTLGVSWGRTLRAVAEALPDGWANGVTVVQLNGGVSLNRRSGGAAGLAVTIAQRASGQVSLLPSPAILERVETKQAIESDRTVAAVLEEAAEAQAFLFTAGPCDASSAHVENGYLSAEDVEELARRGAVGDVLGRYVDAEGNIVDSQLDARTVGVSLDRLRGATRAIFVTAGPAKHDIARTVVTSGLCGVLVTDETTARALLEEQ; from the coding sequence GTGGAAGAAGATCTGCTCATGGTTCGCGTCGCCGAGCTGTACTACGACGAGGACAAGACCCAGGACGAGATCGGCGGACTCCTCAAGATCTCCCGGTGGAAGGTCGGTCGGCTGCTCACGCAGGCCCGTGAACGTGGCATCGTGCGCATCGAGATCGTGCACCCGCGCGCCCGCAGGCTCGGCCTCGAGCGGCTTCTGGTCGACCGGTTCGGACTGACGGATGCCGTCGTCGTGCCGGCGCCCGACGGCGATGACGGCACACTCGAGCGCGTCGCGCAGGCCGCCGCAGACTTCCTGACCGCCCTCCGGCCGGTGCCCCGCACTCTCGGGGTGAGCTGGGGACGCACGCTCCGCGCAGTCGCCGAAGCGCTCCCCGACGGGTGGGCGAACGGCGTGACCGTCGTGCAGCTCAACGGGGGAGTGAGCCTGAACCGGCGCTCCGGCGGTGCTGCCGGCCTCGCTGTCACGATCGCGCAGCGCGCCTCGGGACAGGTCTCCCTGCTTCCGAGCCCCGCGATCCTCGAGCGCGTGGAGACGAAGCAGGCGATCGAGTCCGACCGCACGGTCGCCGCGGTGCTCGAAGAAGCCGCGGAGGCGCAGGCGTTCCTGTTCACCGCCGGACCCTGCGATGCCTCTTCCGCTCACGTCGAGAACGGATACCTCAGCGCCGAGGACGTGGAAGAGCTCGCGCGTCGTGGCGCGGTCGGAGACGTTCTCGGGCGCTATGTCGACGCCGAGGGCAACATCGTCGACTCGCAGCTCGATGCGCGAACGGTCGGCGTCTCGCTCGACCGCCTGCGCGGAGCCACCCGCGCGATCTTCGTCACGGCGGGACCCGCCAAGCACGACATCGCGCGCACTGTCGTGACCAGCGGCCTGTGCGGCGTTCTGGTGACCGATGAGACCACAGCACGAGCATTGTTGGAGGAACAGTGA
- a CDS encoding ATP-dependent Clp protease proteolytic subunit, translated as MYTPTFRSAGDLPSSRYVLPQFEERTAYGFKRQDPYNKLFEDRVIFLGVQVDDASADDVMAQLLVLESQDAERDITMYINSPGGSFTAMTAIYDTMQYVAPQIQTVVLGQAASAAAVLLAAGAPGKRLALPNARVLIHQPAMGEAGHGQASDIEIQAAEILRMRTWLEETLAGHTKRTPEQVNRDIDRDNILSASQALEYGIVDQVLTTRKRV; from the coding sequence ATGTACACACCCACCTTCCGCTCAGCCGGTGACCTGCCCTCCAGCCGCTACGTGCTCCCGCAGTTCGAGGAGCGCACGGCCTACGGCTTCAAGCGTCAGGACCCGTACAACAAGCTGTTCGAAGACCGCGTGATCTTCCTCGGCGTGCAGGTCGACGACGCCTCGGCCGACGACGTGATGGCGCAGCTCCTCGTCCTGGAGAGCCAGGATGCCGAGCGTGACATCACGATGTACATCAACTCGCCCGGTGGCTCGTTCACCGCGATGACGGCGATCTACGACACGATGCAGTACGTCGCGCCGCAGATCCAGACCGTGGTGCTCGGCCAGGCAGCCTCTGCTGCGGCCGTGCTGCTCGCGGCCGGTGCGCCGGGCAAGCGCCTCGCGCTCCCGAACGCCCGGGTGCTCATCCACCAGCCCGCGATGGGGGAGGCCGGGCACGGCCAGGCCTCCGACATCGAGATCCAGGCCGCGGAGATCCTCCGCATGCGCACGTGGCTCGAGGAGACCCTCGCCGGGCACACCAAGCGCACCCCGGAGCAGGTGAACCGCGACATCGACCGCGACAACATCCTCTCCGCATCGCAGGCGCTGGAGTACGGCATCGTCGACCAGGTGCTCACGACGCGCAAGCGCGTCTGA
- a CDS encoding ATP-dependent Clp protease proteolytic subunit — protein MAAEPLLATSVFDRLLKDRIIWLGSEVRDENANEICAKILLLAAEDSERDIYLYVNSPGGSITAGMAIYDTMQFVPNDIVTVGIGMAASMGQLLLTAGTKGKRYITPNARVLLHQPHGGFGGTSSDIQTQAQLIMSMKNRLAEITAAQTGKSVEQINADGDRDRWFTAEEALEYGFVDHIRESASDVIGGGGTDQDTE, from the coding sequence ATGGCTGCAGAACCCCTCCTCGCAACGAGCGTCTTCGACAGGTTGCTGAAGGACCGCATCATCTGGCTGGGGTCGGAGGTGCGCGACGAGAACGCGAACGAGATCTGCGCGAAGATCCTTCTTCTCGCCGCAGAGGACTCCGAGCGAGACATCTACCTCTACGTGAACTCGCCCGGTGGCTCCATCACCGCCGGCATGGCGATCTACGACACGATGCAGTTCGTGCCGAACGACATCGTCACGGTCGGCATCGGTATGGCCGCCTCGATGGGCCAGCTGCTGCTCACCGCGGGCACCAAGGGCAAGCGGTACATCACGCCCAACGCGCGAGTGCTGCTGCACCAGCCGCACGGTGGCTTCGGCGGAACGTCGAGCGACATCCAGACCCAGGCGCAGCTCATCATGTCGATGAAGAACCGCCTTGCCGAGATCACGGCGGCCCAGACCGGGAAGTCCGTCGAGCAGATCAACGCCGACGGTGACCGCGACCGCTGGTTCACGGCCGAGGAAGCGCTCGAGTACGGCTTCGTCGACCACATCCGCGAATCGGCCTCCGACGTCATCGGCGGCGGCGGAACCGACCAGGACACCGAGTAA
- a CDS encoding tetratricopeptide repeat protein, with the protein MKTWDERIDEVWGDATGEEVGDDTIARIDALAAERGPDDARAEFERGGARDSAGRPAEAVVLYRRALALGLDEEHRPQCVIQMASSLRNLGEYDDALAVIRTEEELSADGPYRDAIACVHALILASAGRPAQGLSVALLALVPHLPRYHRSMTAYAREIADADT; encoded by the coding sequence ATGAAGACGTGGGATGAGCGCATCGACGAGGTGTGGGGTGACGCGACAGGCGAAGAGGTCGGCGACGACACGATCGCCCGCATCGACGCCCTCGCCGCCGAACGCGGACCGGATGACGCGCGTGCGGAGTTCGAGCGCGGTGGTGCGCGGGATTCCGCGGGGAGACCGGCGGAGGCCGTCGTGCTGTATCGGCGCGCCCTGGCGCTGGGCTTGGACGAGGAGCATCGCCCGCAGTGCGTGATCCAGATGGCCAGCTCTCTGCGGAACCTCGGCGAGTACGACGACGCCCTCGCCGTGATCCGCACCGAGGAGGAGCTGTCGGCGGACGGTCCGTATCGCGACGCCATCGCGTGCGTCCATGCCCTCATCCTCGCGAGCGCGGGACGGCCGGCGCAGGGTCTCTCGGTGGCTCTGCTCGCCCTGGTGCCGCATCTGCCGCGCTACCACCGGTCGATGACGGCATATGCCCGCGAGATCGCGGACGCCGACACCTGA
- the tig gene encoding trigger factor, with the protein MANSTVEKLTPTRVKLTITVTPDDLKPSIAHAYEHIAQDVQIPGFRKGKVPAPIIDQRIGRGAVIEHAVNEGLDKFFRDATVEHKLRVVGRPAADITQWPNEKDFSGDLLVDIEVDVRPEIELPSYDGITVTVDAVEADDAALDAELDNMRARFGTLVPVDRPAAKGDFVELDLVATIDGAEIDRAEGVSYEVGSGELLEGIDDAIESLTAGEDTTFRSALVGGDHAGSEAEVSVTVKAVKERELPEADDDFAQIASEFDTIAELRESLAERVAQQGVFTQGSAARDKLVEVLLEQIEIPVPPQLIEDEVHNHLEGEGRLEDEVHRAEVTEASEKQFRTQVLLDTIAEQADVQVSQEELSQYLIQSAAQYGMAPQEFVEALESSNQLPALVGEVARNKALAIALGKVKVVDSNGKPVDLSDFIVTDDEAAEAESAEVEEKPAKKAPAKKPAAKKAPAKKADAADEAEKTAAKKPAAKKAPAKKAADKAE; encoded by the coding sequence ATGGCGAACAGCACCGTCGAGAAGCTGACCCCGACCCGGGTCAAGCTCACCATCACGGTCACCCCGGACGACCTCAAGCCCAGCATCGCTCACGCGTACGAGCACATCGCTCAGGACGTGCAGATCCCCGGCTTCCGCAAGGGCAAGGTCCCGGCTCCGATCATCGACCAGCGCATCGGTCGTGGCGCCGTCATCGAGCACGCCGTCAACGAGGGCCTGGACAAGTTCTTCCGCGACGCGACGGTCGAGCACAAGCTGCGCGTCGTCGGCCGCCCGGCCGCCGACATCACGCAGTGGCCGAACGAGAAGGACTTCTCGGGCGACCTGCTCGTCGACATCGAGGTGGACGTCCGCCCCGAGATCGAGCTGCCCTCCTACGACGGCATCACGGTGACGGTCGACGCCGTCGAGGCCGATGACGCCGCGCTCGACGCAGAGCTCGACAACATGCGCGCCCGCTTCGGCACGCTCGTCCCGGTCGACCGTCCCGCCGCGAAGGGTGACTTCGTCGAGCTCGACCTCGTCGCCACGATCGACGGCGCCGAGATCGACCGCGCCGAGGGCGTCTCCTACGAGGTCGGCTCCGGCGAGCTGCTCGAGGGCATCGACGACGCGATCGAGTCGCTCACCGCCGGTGAGGACACCACGTTCCGCTCGGCTCTGGTCGGCGGCGACCACGCCGGTTCCGAGGCCGAGGTCTCCGTGACGGTCAAGGCGGTCAAGGAGCGCGAGCTCCCCGAGGCCGACGACGACTTCGCACAGATCGCGAGCGAGTTCGACACGATCGCCGAGCTCCGCGAGAGCCTCGCCGAGCGCGTCGCTCAGCAGGGCGTCTTCACGCAGGGCTCCGCCGCGCGCGACAAGCTCGTCGAGGTGCTGCTCGAGCAGATCGAGATCCCGGTCCCGCCGCAGCTCATCGAAGACGAGGTGCACAACCACCTCGAGGGCGAGGGCCGTCTCGAGGACGAGGTGCACCGCGCCGAGGTCACCGAGGCCAGCGAGAAGCAGTTCCGCACGCAGGTTCTCCTCGACACGATCGCCGAGCAGGCCGATGTTCAGGTGTCGCAGGAAGAGCTCAGCCAGTACCTCATCCAGTCGGCTGCGCAGTACGGCATGGCTCCGCAGGAGTTCGTCGAGGCGCTGGAGTCCTCGAACCAGCTGCCGGCGCTCGTCGGTGAGGTCGCCCGCAACAAGGCCCTCGCGATCGCCCTGGGCAAGGTGAAGGTCGTCGACAGCAACGGCAAGCCCGTCGATCTGTCCGACTTCATCGTCACCGACGACGAGGCCGCCGAGGCCGAGTCCGCCGAGGTCGAGGAGAAGCCGGCCAAGAAGGCTCCTGCCAAGAAGCCTGCTGCCAAGAAGGCTCCGGCCAAGAAGGCCGATGCGGCTGACGAGGCCGAGAAGACGGCTGCCAAGAAGCCCGCCGCCAAGAAGGCTCCGGCCAAGAAGGCGGCCGACAAGGCCGAGTGA
- a CDS encoding RNA polymerase-binding protein RbpA, with product MATGGNAIRGTRVGSGPMGEQDHGYHADRIAVSYWDGLGNETVRYFAAGLPEEEIPETIDHPQSGLPAGRDKENPPALAKAEPYKTHLAYVKERRTDEEAVQLLDDALTQLRERRGQ from the coding sequence ATGGCAACCGGTGGAAACGCGATCCGCGGAACCCGAGTGGGCTCCGGCCCCATGGGCGAGCAGGACCACGGCTATCACGCCGACCGCATCGCGGTCTCGTACTGGGACGGCCTCGGCAACGAGACCGTGCGGTACTTCGCCGCCGGTCTCCCGGAAGAGGAGATCCCGGAGACGATCGATCACCCGCAGTCCGGTCTTCCCGCCGGTCGCGACAAGGAGAATCCTCCTGCGCTCGCGAAGGCGGAGCCGTACAAGACTCACCTCGCCTACGTGAAGGAGCGTCGTACCGACGAGGAAGCCGTCCAGCTTCTCGACGATGCTCTCACGCAGTTGCGTGAGCGCCGGGGACAGTGA
- the secG gene encoding preprotein translocase subunit SecG codes for MAILEFVLQVVLGITSVLLTLLILLHKGRGGGLSDMFGGGMTSAVGSSGLAERNLNRFTVVLALTWFVSIVALGLITKFEVI; via the coding sequence GTGGCAATTCTCGAGTTCGTCCTGCAGGTCGTGCTGGGTATCACCAGCGTTCTGCTGACCCTCCTCATCCTCTTGCACAAAGGTCGCGGCGGTGGCCTGTCCGACATGTTCGGTGGAGGCATGACCTCCGCGGTCGGCTCTTCCGGACTCGCGGAGCGGAACCTGAACCGCTTCACCGTCGTCCTGGCTCTGACGTGGTTCGTCTCCATCGTCGCGCTGGGCCTCATCACGAAATTCGAGGTCATCTGA
- the tpiA gene encoding triose-phosphate isomerase, producing the protein MGVNSRTPLIAGNWKMNLDHLQAVAFVQKLHWTLKDAKHEDGSVEVAVFPPFTDIRSVQTLIDADKIPFALGAQDVSAHDSGAYTGEVSGAFLAKLDAKYVIIGHSERREYHSEGDDIVAAKVKASLKHGLVPVICVGETAGDLEKFGASAVPVSQLEAALDGVSPKADIVVAYEPVWAIGSGQAATPQQAQDVCAALRAVIAKVLGDEAAARTRILYGGSVKSGNIASFMREPDVDGALVGGASLVVDEFAAIIRFEKHVGV; encoded by the coding sequence ATGGGCGTGAACTCCCGTACCCCGCTGATCGCGGGAAACTGGAAGATGAATCTCGACCACCTTCAGGCGGTCGCGTTCGTGCAGAAGCTGCACTGGACGTTGAAGGATGCCAAGCACGAGGACGGGTCCGTCGAGGTGGCGGTCTTCCCGCCCTTCACCGACATCCGCAGCGTGCAGACGCTCATCGATGCGGACAAGATCCCGTTCGCGCTCGGTGCGCAGGATGTGTCGGCGCACGACTCCGGTGCGTACACCGGCGAGGTCTCCGGGGCGTTCCTGGCGAAGCTCGACGCGAAGTACGTCATCATCGGACACTCCGAGCGTCGTGAGTACCACTCCGAAGGCGACGACATCGTGGCCGCCAAGGTGAAGGCGTCGCTCAAGCACGGCCTCGTGCCCGTGATCTGCGTCGGTGAGACCGCTGGCGACCTCGAGAAGTTCGGCGCCAGTGCGGTTCCGGTGTCGCAGCTCGAAGCCGCGCTCGATGGCGTCTCGCCGAAGGCGGACATCGTCGTGGCCTACGAGCCCGTATGGGCGATCGGCTCCGGCCAGGCGGCGACCCCGCAGCAGGCGCAGGATGTCTGCGCCGCACTGCGCGCCGTCATCGCGAAGGTTCTGGGCGACGAAGCGGCCGCGCGCACGCGCATCCTCTACGGCGGTTCGGTGAAGTCGGGCAACATCGCCAGCTTCATGCGCGAACCCGATGTGGACGGCGCTCTGGTCGGCGGGGCGAGCCTCGTCGTGGACGAGTTCGCCGCGATCATCCGCTTCGAGAAGCACGTCGGCGTGTGA
- a CDS encoding phosphoglycerate kinase codes for MTLRTLDTLGSLEGKRVIVRCDLNVPLRDGIITDDGRVRASLPTLNALINAGARVVVCSHLGRPDGAPDPQYSLEPVAQRLSELLGAPVAFARDTVGESAQEAVASLEDGGVVVIENLRFNAGETSKDDATRAAFAAELATLGDVLVSDGFGVVHRKQASVYELAELLPSAAGLLIAAELDVLDRLTENPERPYAVVLGGSKVSDKLGVISHLLPRVDRILVGGGMLFTFLKAQGHAVASSLLEEDQLETVRGYIAEAAERGVELVLPTDVVVAASFGADAAHEVAAADAIESTPFGASGIGLDIGPATAERFAEVIRESKTVFWNGPMGVFEFPAFAAGTKTVAQALTEVDGLSVVGGGDSAAAVRQLGFSDDQFGHISTGGGASLEFLEGKKLPGLEVLGWA; via the coding sequence ATGACTCTGCGCACCCTGGACACACTGGGGTCGCTCGAGGGCAAGCGCGTCATCGTCCGTTGTGATCTCAACGTCCCCCTGCGGGATGGGATCATCACGGACGATGGCCGTGTCCGCGCCTCGTTGCCGACCCTCAATGCACTGATCAACGCGGGTGCCCGCGTGGTCGTGTGCTCCCACCTCGGCCGCCCGGATGGCGCGCCCGATCCGCAGTACAGCCTGGAGCCGGTGGCCCAGCGGCTGTCCGAGCTGCTCGGCGCTCCTGTCGCCTTCGCACGCGACACCGTCGGCGAGTCGGCTCAGGAGGCCGTCGCCTCGCTCGAGGACGGCGGGGTCGTCGTCATCGAGAACCTGCGGTTCAACGCGGGGGAGACGTCGAAGGATGACGCCACCCGCGCCGCGTTCGCCGCGGAGCTGGCAACGCTCGGGGACGTTCTCGTCTCCGACGGGTTCGGGGTCGTTCACCGCAAGCAGGCGAGCGTCTACGAGCTCGCCGAGCTGCTCCCGTCGGCGGCAGGCCTGCTGATCGCCGCCGAGCTCGATGTGCTCGATCGTCTGACCGAGAACCCGGAGCGCCCGTACGCGGTCGTCCTCGGCGGATCGAAGGTCAGCGACAAGCTGGGCGTCATCTCGCATCTGCTTCCGCGGGTGGACAGGATCCTCGTCGGCGGCGGCATGCTGTTCACCTTCCTGAAGGCACAGGGCCACGCCGTGGCGTCGAGCCTGCTGGAAGAGGACCAGCTCGAGACGGTTCGCGGCTACATCGCGGAGGCCGCCGAGCGTGGCGTGGAGCTCGTGCTCCCCACCGATGTCGTGGTCGCCGCATCCTTCGGCGCGGACGCCGCGCACGAAGTCGCCGCCGCCGACGCGATCGAGTCGACGCCGTTCGGTGCCTCCGGCATCGGACTGGACATCGGCCCTGCGACGGCGGAGCGTTTCGCGGAGGTCATCCGCGAGTCGAAGACGGTGTTCTGGAACGGCCCGATGGGCGTGTTCGAGTTCCCCGCGTTCGCGGCCGGCACCAAGACCGTGGCGCAGGCGCTCACCGAGGTCGACGGCCTCAGCGTGGTGGGCGGCGGTGACTCCGCGGCGGCCGTGCGTCAGCTCGGATTCTCCGACGACCAGTTCGGTCATATCTCGACCGGCGGCGGCGCGAGCCTCGAATTCCTCGAGGGCAAGAAACTACCTGGGCTGGAGGTCCTCGGATGGGCGTGA
- the gap gene encoding type I glyceraldehyde-3-phosphate dehydrogenase — protein MSVKIGINGFGRIGRNYFRAALAQGADLEIVAVNDLTDNKTLAHLLKYDSVGGVLDAEISYDEDSITVNGKTIKAFAERDPAGLPWGELGVDIVIESTGFFTKAELAKKHIEAGAKKVLISAPGTGVDGTFVMGVNEDTYNPETDHIISNASCTTNCLAPLAQVFNDAFGIDRGFMMTAHAYTADQNLQDGPHSDLRRARAAAINITPASTGAAKAIGEVLPELQGKLSGSSYRVPVPTGSIVDLTLITDRENLTVDEVNEAYKKAAAEGRLAGFLQYNEDPIVSSDIVHNPHSSIFDSTLTNVSGNLIKVSSWYDNEWGYSNRLVDLTEYVAERL, from the coding sequence GTGTCTGTCAAGATCGGTATCAACGGCTTCGGCCGCATCGGACGCAACTACTTCCGCGCGGCTCTCGCGCAGGGAGCGGACCTTGAGATCGTCGCCGTCAACGACCTCACCGACAACAAGACCCTGGCGCACCTGCTGAAGTACGACTCGGTGGGCGGCGTCCTCGACGCCGAGATCAGCTACGACGAGGACAGCATCACCGTCAACGGCAAGACGATCAAGGCGTTCGCCGAGCGCGACCCCGCAGGCCTCCCGTGGGGCGAGCTGGGTGTCGACATCGTGATCGAGTCGACCGGCTTCTTCACCAAGGCCGAGCTCGCCAAGAAGCACATCGAGGCCGGCGCGAAGAAGGTCCTCATCTCGGCACCGGGCACCGGCGTCGATGGCACGTTCGTCATGGGCGTGAACGAGGACACGTACAACCCGGAGACGGATCACATCATCTCCAACGCGTCCTGCACCACGAACTGCCTCGCACCGCTGGCACAGGTCTTCAACGACGCCTTCGGTATCGACCGCGGCTTCATGATGACCGCGCACGCGTACACCGCCGACCAGAACCTGCAGGACGGCCCGCACAGCGACCTCCGCCGTGCACGCGCCGCCGCGATCAACATCACTCCCGCCTCCACCGGTGCCGCCAAGGCCATCGGCGAGGTGCTGCCGGAGCTCCAGGGCAAGCTGAGCGGCTCCTCGTACCGCGTCCCGGTTCCCACCGGCTCGATCGTCGACCTCACCCTCATCACGGACCGCGAGAACCTGACGGTCGACGAGGTCAACGAGGCGTACAAGAAGGCTGCTGCCGAGGGGCGCCTCGCCGGTTTCCTCCAGTACAACGAGGACCCGATCGTCTCGAGCGACATCGTGCACAACCCGCACTCGTCGATCTTCGACTCGACGCTCACCAACGTCAGCGGCAACCTGATCAAGGTCTCCAGCTGGTACGACAACGAGTGGGGCTACTCCAACCGTCTCGTCGACCTGACCGAGTACGTGGCCGAGCGCCTCTAA
- a CDS encoding superoxide dismutase, giving the protein MATYTLPDLPYDFAALEPHISGKIMELHHDKHHAAYVAGANTALDQLAEARESGNLANVNKLEKDLAFNLGGHVNHSIFWTNLSPNGGGQPEGELKAAIDEYFGSFEKFQAHFTAAATGIQGSGWAVLSWDSIGSRLIIQQLFDQQSNTAQGTIPLFQLDMWEHAFYLDYLNVKADYVKAAWNIANWENVAQRLEVARKQTNGLLVLS; this is encoded by the coding sequence ATGGCGACCTACACGCTCCCCGACCTTCCCTACGACTTCGCAGCTCTCGAGCCGCACATCAGCGGCAAGATCATGGAACTGCACCATGACAAGCACCACGCGGCCTACGTCGCCGGCGCGAACACCGCGCTCGACCAGCTCGCCGAGGCCCGCGAGAGCGGCAACCTCGCGAACGTCAACAAGCTCGAGAAGGACCTCGCCTTCAACCTCGGCGGTCACGTCAACCACTCGATCTTCTGGACGAACCTCTCGCCGAACGGCGGAGGCCAGCCCGAGGGTGAGCTGAAGGCGGCGATCGATGAGTACTTCGGCTCGTTCGAGAAGTTCCAGGCCCACTTCACGGCTGCAGCGACCGGCATCCAGGGCTCCGGCTGGGCGGTGCTCAGCTGGGACTCGATCGGCTCGCGCCTGATCATCCAGCAGCTGTTCGACCAGCAGTCGAACACCGCGCAGGGCACGATCCCGCTGTTCCAGCTCGACATGTGGGAGCACGCCTTCTACCTCGACTACCTCAACGTCAAGGCCGACTACGTCAAGGCCGCGTGGAACATCGCGAACTGGGAGAACGTCGCCCAGCGCCTCGAGGTCGCCCGTAAGCAGACGAACGGCCTGCTGGTACTGTCGTAA
- the whiA gene encoding DNA-binding protein WhiA has product MALTTDVKAELVSIRNAPPTVRVAEVTAILRFAGGLHSIAGRVAVEAEVDAETLARRVARDLAEIYGVRPEIAQVQSSTANDGARWAVRVIAQGETLARQTGLLDQRRRPVRGLPNRLTTGSRAEVAGLWRGAFLAAGTLSEPGRSAMLEVVCPSSEAAMALVGAAHRLGVAAKAREVRGMPRVVVREGEAIRTILNEMGAQKTAIAWEELRQRREVRAGVNRLVNFDDANLRRSAQAAVAACARVERALEILADEVPDHLKVAGELRLAHRDASLDELGHHADPPLTKDAVAGRIRRLLAMADKRAQQEGIPGTEAAVPVGLDV; this is encoded by the coding sequence ACGGTGCGAGTCGCGGAAGTGACCGCCATCCTCCGGTTCGCCGGCGGTCTGCATTCGATCGCCGGTCGTGTGGCCGTGGAGGCCGAGGTGGATGCCGAGACTCTCGCGCGCCGCGTCGCGCGTGACCTCGCCGAGATCTACGGTGTGCGACCCGAGATCGCCCAGGTGCAGTCGAGCACAGCGAACGACGGCGCCCGCTGGGCGGTGCGTGTGATCGCGCAGGGGGAGACCCTCGCCCGTCAGACCGGCTTGCTCGACCAGCGTCGGCGTCCTGTGCGGGGGCTGCCCAACCGGCTCACCACCGGCTCGCGCGCCGAGGTCGCGGGTCTCTGGCGCGGTGCGTTCCTCGCCGCGGGCACTCTGAGCGAGCCCGGACGCTCGGCGATGCTGGAAGTCGTCTGCCCGTCCTCGGAGGCGGCGATGGCACTCGTCGGCGCCGCTCACCGACTCGGCGTCGCCGCCAAGGCGCGCGAGGTGCGGGGCATGCCGCGCGTGGTCGTGCGCGAGGGGGAGGCCATCCGCACCATCCTCAACGAGATGGGCGCCCAGAAGACCGCGATCGCGTGGGAAGAGCTCCGTCAGCGCCGTGAGGTGAGGGCCGGCGTCAACCGTCTGGTGAACTTCGACGACGCGAACCTGCGCCGTTCCGCGCAGGCTGCCGTCGCCGCGTGCGCGCGCGTCGAGCGTGCGCTGGAGATTCTGGCCGACGAGGTGCCCGATCATCTGAAGGTGGCCGGCGAGCTGCGTCTCGCGCACCGCGATGCCAGCCTCGACGAGCTCGGCCACCACGCCGACCCGCCGCTGACGAAGGACGCCGTCGCCGGCCGCATCCGCCGCCTGCTCGCGATGGCCGACAAGCGCGCCCAGCAGGAGGGCATCCCCGGAACGGAAGCCGCGGTCCCCGTCGGACTCGACGTCTGA